A single Arcanobacterium canis DNA region contains:
- a CDS encoding Bax inhibitor-1/YccA family protein has product MSNPIMQRNPYFQGATQNASQAGAAHHGYDPRAGYAGQYGAPQQGAEQMAGQAAFQSQFQPQMNGNAFDQAPASHRMTYQDAMNKTATMLGATVAAGVVTALIVPLQFQIPLAFVSMIAAFVVGMVIAFKRMVGPGLALGYSVLEGIALGAITFALDRVLPGVAFQAILGTLAVVGVTLGLHYSGAVRTTPKGRKIVLAVALAGLVFAVVNMLLMAFGVTSGQWGLRSVTIMGLPLGVILGIVMIVVASYMLIGDFEDINTAVANGAPKEFAWTVGIAIVMTILWIYVEVLRLVAMLASDR; this is encoded by the coding sequence ATGTCCAATCCAATTATGCAGCGTAACCCCTATTTCCAGGGTGCGACACAGAATGCTTCGCAGGCGGGTGCTGCCCACCACGGTTACGATCCTCGTGCAGGATACGCCGGACAGTATGGCGCGCCACAGCAGGGTGCTGAGCAGATGGCTGGACAGGCTGCTTTCCAGTCTCAGTTCCAGCCTCAGATGAATGGCAATGCATTCGATCAGGCGCCAGCATCTCATCGCATGACCTACCAGGATGCAATGAATAAGACTGCCACTATGCTTGGCGCAACCGTCGCCGCTGGTGTCGTCACTGCACTCATCGTGCCATTGCAGTTCCAGATTCCACTTGCCTTTGTGTCAATGATTGCAGCTTTCGTGGTCGGTATGGTGATCGCGTTCAAGCGCATGGTTGGCCCAGGTTTGGCGCTGGGCTACTCGGTTCTTGAAGGTATCGCTCTTGGTGCTATCACGTTTGCCCTTGATCGCGTGCTTCCAGGTGTGGCTTTCCAAGCAATCCTCGGAACACTCGCCGTTGTGGGTGTGACGCTTGGACTTCACTATTCCGGTGCTGTTCGGACGACGCCGAAGGGGCGCAAGATTGTTCTGGCAGTTGCGCTCGCCGGCCTGGTCTTCGCAGTGGTGAACATGCTCCTGATGGCATTCGGTGTGACATCGGGTCAGTGGGGACTGCGTTCGGTGACCATCATGGGTCTGCCGCTCGGTGTGATCCTCGGCATCGTGATGATCGTGGTTGCGTCCTACATGTTGATCGGCGATTTTGAGGACATCAATACAGCTGTTGCTAACGGTGCCCCGAAGGAGTTCGCGTGGACTGTGGGTATTGCAATCGTTATGACAATTTTGTGGATCTACGTTGAAGTGCTTCGCCTTGTTGCGATGCTTGCTTCGGATCGCTGA
- the eno gene encoding phosphopyruvate hydratase, with protein sequence MASIEAVASREILDSRGNPTVEVEVLLDNGVFARAAVPSGASTGAFEAVERRDGDKSRYLGKGVQDAVEAVTEIIEPEIIGLSATDQRYLDQTLINLDGTANKGKLGANAILGVSLAVAKAAAETAGLPLYQYLGGPNAHVLPVPMMNILNGGSHADSNVDIQEFMIAPIGAPSFKEALRWGAEVYHSLKKVLHERGLATGLGDEGGFAPNLESNAAALDLIIEAIEKAGFTPGEDFGLALDVAATEFFKDGVYHFEGGEKTGAEMIKYYEELVEKYPLVSIEDPLSEEEWEDWAKLTAEIGDRVQIVGDDLFVTNPERLAKGIELKSANALLVKLNQIGTLSETFEAVEMAHRNGFHSMTSHRSGETEDTTIADLAVATNAGQIKTGAPARGERINKYNQLLRIEDELEDAAVYAGRSAFPRFKK encoded by the coding sequence GTGGCTAGCATTGAAGCAGTAGCTTCCCGTGAAATTCTCGATTCCCGCGGCAACCCCACCGTTGAGGTTGAGGTTCTGCTCGATAACGGCGTTTTCGCTCGTGCAGCAGTTCCGTCCGGCGCGTCCACTGGCGCGTTCGAGGCAGTTGAGCGCCGCGATGGTGACAAGTCTCGTTACCTGGGCAAGGGTGTTCAAGATGCTGTTGAGGCAGTGACCGAGATTATCGAGCCGGAGATCATTGGCCTTTCCGCTACCGATCAGCGCTACCTCGATCAGACACTGATCAACCTTGATGGAACTGCAAACAAGGGTAAGCTTGGCGCAAACGCTATTCTTGGTGTGTCCCTCGCGGTGGCAAAGGCTGCAGCTGAGACAGCTGGCCTTCCCCTTTACCAGTATCTCGGTGGCCCGAACGCTCACGTTCTCCCGGTTCCGATGATGAACATTCTCAACGGTGGATCGCACGCTGATTCCAACGTTGATATTCAGGAGTTCATGATTGCTCCGATTGGCGCACCGTCCTTCAAGGAGGCTCTGCGTTGGGGCGCAGAAGTTTACCACTCACTGAAGAAGGTTCTTCACGAGCGTGGCCTGGCCACCGGCCTCGGTGATGAGGGCGGCTTCGCTCCGAACCTTGAGTCGAACGCTGCGGCTCTCGATTTGATCATTGAAGCAATTGAGAAGGCTGGCTTCACCCCGGGTGAAGACTTCGGTCTCGCGCTTGACGTTGCTGCAACGGAATTCTTCAAGGACGGCGTGTACCACTTTGAAGGCGGCGAAAAGACCGGCGCTGAGATGATTAAGTACTACGAAGAGCTTGTTGAGAAGTACCCGCTCGTTTCGATCGAGGATCCGCTCTCGGAAGAGGAGTGGGAAGATTGGGCCAAGCTCACCGCAGAAATCGGTGACCGCGTTCAGATCGTGGGTGACGACCTCTTCGTCACCAACCCGGAGCGCCTTGCTAAGGGCATTGAGCTCAAGTCGGCTAATGCTCTCCTGGTGAAGCTCAACCAGATCGGCACTCTCTCGGAGACTTTCGAGGCAGTTGAAATGGCTCACCGTAACGGTTTCCACTCGATGACCTCCCACCGCTCCGGCGAGACCGAGGACACCACCATTGCTGATCTCGCTGTTGCGACCAACGCTGGCCAGATTAAGACTGGTGCTCCGGCTCGTGGTGAGCGTATCAACAAGTACAATCAGCTTCTGCGTATCGAAGATGAACTCGAAGATGCAGCTGTTTACGCTGGTCGCTCCGCGTTCCCGCGCTTCAAGAAGTGA
- the nhaA gene encoding Na+/H+ antiporter NhaA, translating into MSKTPNIFARYSRALHNETFAGMVLMVAAVIAIVWANSPIRGSYEALAHWEVGPQALGLHLGLAHWAADALLAVFFFTVGLELKQEFAIGSLRDRKLAMVPMVAAAFGMIGPILVYVVIQLFSATPIYDGWAVPVATDIAFALGVLGLVGKGLPQALRTFLMTLAVVDDLLAIILIAVFFSDNINLLWLLASLATIAAYGFIVQKRITKWWILIPLAVLAWYFMFLSGIHATIAAVALGLTVPAIQKTKNRKFTMPMTEFFTQKYHAFSAGFVVPIFAFFAAGVNVIDKGGLASLLTDHVSVGIYLGLPLGKMLGITLSTWVMVKYFNGHLGRGVKMPDIAAMGLIAGVGFTVSLLIAQLSFPEGSSHGAHAAVSVILGSLLAIIMGGWAARARAHHHMRLADKTNIRRSGGPSDERNRGR; encoded by the coding sequence ATGTCGAAAACGCCAAACATATTCGCCCGCTATTCGCGCGCGCTCCACAATGAAACATTCGCAGGAATGGTGTTGATGGTGGCCGCAGTAATCGCAATCGTCTGGGCGAATTCGCCAATCCGCGGTTCCTACGAAGCACTGGCTCACTGGGAAGTCGGCCCGCAGGCATTGGGACTTCATCTTGGCCTGGCACATTGGGCTGCCGACGCGCTCCTCGCTGTTTTCTTCTTCACCGTGGGTCTAGAACTCAAACAGGAATTTGCAATCGGGTCCTTGCGTGATCGCAAGCTCGCGATGGTTCCAATGGTGGCTGCCGCCTTCGGAATGATCGGCCCGATCCTCGTTTACGTCGTGATTCAGTTGTTCTCAGCAACCCCGATTTACGATGGTTGGGCAGTGCCAGTGGCAACAGACATCGCCTTTGCTCTCGGCGTTCTCGGCCTCGTCGGCAAGGGATTGCCGCAAGCGCTTCGCACTTTTCTCATGACGCTCGCCGTCGTCGATGACCTCTTGGCGATCATTCTCATCGCCGTATTCTTCTCAGACAATATCAATCTCTTGTGGCTACTTGCTTCGCTGGCAACAATTGCAGCGTATGGCTTTATCGTTCAAAAGCGCATCACGAAGTGGTGGATCCTCATTCCTCTCGCTGTCTTAGCCTGGTATTTCATGTTCCTCTCTGGAATTCATGCAACAATCGCAGCTGTAGCTCTGGGCCTGACCGTTCCAGCCATTCAAAAGACCAAGAACCGCAAATTCACCATGCCGATGACTGAGTTCTTTACGCAGAAGTATCACGCTTTCTCCGCCGGATTTGTGGTCCCGATTTTCGCTTTCTTCGCAGCTGGCGTGAACGTCATTGACAAGGGCGGGTTGGCCTCACTTCTCACTGACCACGTGTCAGTAGGCATTTACCTTGGCCTCCCCCTGGGCAAGATGCTCGGTATTACACTCTCCACTTGGGTGATGGTGAAATACTTCAACGGACACTTGGGCCGTGGCGTCAAAATGCCTGATATTGCAGCGATGGGTCTGATCGCTGGTGTGGGCTTTACTGTCTCACTTCTGATCGCCCAGCTTTCCTTCCCCGAAGGATCATCACATGGAGCACACGCTGCGGTTTCCGTGATTCTTGGTTCTCTCCTGGCAATCATCATGGGTGGTTGGGCTGCGCGCGCCCGAGCACACCATCATATGCGATTGGCAGATAAGACAAACATCCGCCGCTCTGGTGGCCCGTCTGACGAACGTAACCGAGGGCGATAA
- a CDS encoding DUF501 domain-containing protein, which produces MQYPQLDVLKKVAVNATEVSGNDREILTSQLGRDPRGLVGIGARCACGAPAVTITWPRLPDGSPFPTLFYLSLPWIVKQISRVESRGDMALFNERLHTDPQYAAAHVRAHDSYVERRDILEQVPEIAGKSAGGMPDRVKCLHALAGYALAAGPGVCPAGDEALEMIGWDPQVCHCQDPDTESNDSDMSDAEANA; this is translated from the coding sequence GTGCAATACCCTCAGCTTGACGTGTTAAAAAAAGTCGCAGTGAATGCCACGGAAGTCTCGGGCAATGACCGTGAGATCCTTACCTCTCAGCTCGGACGTGACCCACGTGGTCTCGTTGGAATTGGAGCGCGATGCGCATGTGGGGCGCCTGCTGTTACGATCACATGGCCCCGTTTACCGGACGGTTCGCCGTTCCCCACGCTGTTCTATCTGTCGCTCCCGTGGATCGTCAAGCAAATTTCTCGTGTGGAATCGCGCGGTGACATGGCGCTCTTTAACGAGCGTCTTCACACTGATCCTCAGTACGCAGCAGCGCACGTACGCGCACACGATTCCTACGTTGAACGCCGAGACATCCTCGAACAGGTGCCCGAGATTGCCGGTAAATCTGCTGGTGGTATGCCTGATCGTGTCAAATGTCTCCACGCGCTCGCCGGTTACGCGCTGGCGGCTGGCCCTGGAGTGTGTCCGGCGGGTGATGAGGCTCTAGAGATGATCGGATGGGATCCGCAGGTCTGCCATTGTCAAGACCCAGATACTGAATCGAACGATAGTGATATGTCAGATGCGGAGGCGAACGCATGA
- a CDS encoding FKBP-type peptidyl-prolyl cis-trans isomerase has product MSKLPEVSGKFGEAPEFTWPQGDAPKGLAVEVLEEGTGPVVTKGSEIEVNYHGQIWDGPVFDSSYYRGSTTSFPIGVGMVIQGWDQALVGKQVGTRLVMSVPPEKGYGPMGNPRAGINGDDVLVFVVDIVGVHQR; this is encoded by the coding sequence ATGTCAAAGCTTCCTGAGGTTTCGGGCAAGTTTGGTGAGGCACCTGAGTTCACATGGCCGCAGGGCGATGCCCCGAAGGGCTTGGCGGTTGAGGTTCTCGAAGAAGGCACCGGGCCAGTTGTCACCAAGGGATCGGAAATCGAAGTGAACTACCACGGCCAGATTTGGGATGGCCCGGTATTCGATTCCTCCTACTACCGCGGTTCGACGACGTCGTTTCCGATTGGCGTTGGAATGGTGATCCAAGGCTGGGATCAAGCATTGGTTGGCAAACAGGTCGGTACACGACTCGTGATGTCAGTTCCTCCGGAAAAGGGCTACGGCCCGATGGGTAACCCGCGCGCGGGCATCAACGGCGACGACGTTCTCGTATTCGTTGTCGATATCGTCGGTGTTCACCAGCGCTGA
- the greA gene encoding transcription elongation factor GreA, protein MAEKAETTWMSQASFDRLTAELESMKTEGRAEIVSRIEAARAEGDLSENGGYHAAREEQSKLEGRIQELTYLLEHAEVSEEPVSAETVAPGTVITAKVNGKDKHFLLGSREAAGHVEIDVYPESAPLGAAILGLKAGDTTTYTAPNGKDFTVEIIKIEAFEG, encoded by the coding sequence ATGGCAGAAAAGGCAGAAACTACCTGGATGTCGCAGGCGAGCTTCGATCGCCTCACAGCTGAACTTGAGTCGATGAAGACCGAGGGCCGCGCCGAAATCGTTTCGCGTATTGAAGCAGCGCGCGCAGAGGGCGATCTGTCGGAGAACGGCGGCTACCATGCCGCTCGTGAAGAGCAGTCCAAGCTGGAAGGCCGTATCCAAGAACTGACATACCTACTTGAGCACGCTGAGGTGTCGGAAGAGCCAGTCAGCGCTGAAACAGTGGCACCTGGAACCGTAATCACGGCAAAGGTCAACGGCAAGGACAAGCATTTCCTCCTCGGCTCGCGTGAGGCAGCCGGCCATGTCGAGATCGACGTGTACCCAGAATCAGCCCCGCTCGGTGCCGCAATTCTGGGACTGAAAGCAGGAGATACCACCACCTACACGGCACCGAACGGCAAGGACTTCACCGTAGAAATTATCAAGATCGAGGCTTTTGAGGGCTAA
- a CDS encoding FtsB family cell division protein, whose translation MNSRRPHFSSKHQSKQLRGSHPSAARRRTSAEHRSDVPHPERTRQRRGPNPALEEDMRVHALKPRPSKPGMSGRSPRERRRETVATGAQFTSKRYFVYQSGGRTRRFSVRALVVLIFIAIGVLIVASPLASYLNQQEQKRVASAELAKTTERVDQLERELDRWKDPKFVQTQARERLGYVLPGQTLYVVPRGGAETAAEKLQKQVKQVNDERRAATPFFITLRDSIAIAGKSGTQLVDNPSQVPVLNAPKPQPSSSSTQLPEKKTKSTK comes from the coding sequence GTGAATTCACGCCGACCTCACTTCTCATCGAAGCACCAATCAAAACAGCTGCGAGGCTCACATCCCTCTGCGGCTCGTCGGCGTACTTCCGCGGAGCATCGAAGTGATGTTCCACATCCTGAACGCACACGTCAGCGCAGAGGCCCAAATCCTGCTCTTGAAGAAGACATGCGTGTCCACGCATTGAAGCCGCGGCCTTCGAAGCCGGGTATGAGTGGCCGTAGTCCGCGTGAGCGACGTCGGGAAACTGTAGCGACAGGAGCGCAGTTTACCTCTAAGCGTTACTTTGTTTATCAAAGTGGGGGACGAACCCGACGGTTCTCGGTACGTGCTCTCGTCGTGCTCATCTTCATTGCGATTGGTGTCCTGATCGTTGCGTCACCATTGGCAAGCTACCTGAACCAGCAAGAACAGAAGCGCGTGGCTAGCGCGGAACTCGCGAAAACAACTGAGCGTGTGGATCAGCTTGAACGTGAACTTGATCGCTGGAAAGATCCGAAATTTGTCCAAACGCAGGCGCGCGAAAGGCTTGGCTACGTGTTGCCTGGCCAAACTCTCTATGTTGTGCCACGCGGTGGTGCGGAGACTGCAGCGGAGAAGCTTCAAAAGCAAGTCAAACAAGTCAATGACGAGCGTCGTGCGGCGACGCCTTTCTTTATCACCTTGCGAGATTCAATTGCGATCGCTGGAAAGTCTGGCACTCAGCTGGTTGATAATCCGTCACAAGTGCCAGTGCTGAACGCACCGAAACCTCAACCGTCGTCGTCATCAACTCAGCTGCCTGAGAAGAAAACAAAGTCCACGAAATGA
- a CDS encoding Ppx/GppA phosphatase family protein has protein sequence MRVAGIDCGTNTIRLLIAEVPGESGAPLTDVAREMEVVRLGQGVDRTGRFDPESLRRTLEMVDQFAAKCRDAGVESIRFAATSATRDAANRQEFIDGVRERLGIEPQVISGRQEASLSFAGAISVLPADSPSPLIAIDLGGGSTELALGTSDGEVLQAFSMNVGSVRMRERHLLSDPPTPSQVAAAREDVNAALDEAEKHVDLSAARGVIGLAGTVTTVTAQALGLDSYQPERIHGAQLSLKQIEETCQWFIEAPFALRGTPGYMHPGRVDVIGAGALVWWEVVKRIAQRTADARQPVTHVVTSEHDILDGLALWAAGEPQTPNVATRR, from the coding sequence ATGAGAGTAGCGGGTATCGATTGTGGTACCAACACGATTCGGTTGCTCATTGCCGAAGTACCCGGAGAGTCAGGTGCGCCGCTTACTGATGTCGCTCGTGAGATGGAAGTGGTGCGCTTGGGCCAGGGTGTCGATCGTACTGGACGTTTTGACCCTGAATCTTTGCGACGCACTCTCGAAATGGTTGACCAGTTTGCCGCGAAGTGCCGCGATGCGGGCGTGGAATCGATCCGTTTCGCAGCGACGTCTGCCACCCGTGATGCAGCTAACCGGCAGGAGTTTATCGACGGAGTCCGGGAGCGCCTGGGAATCGAACCGCAAGTGATATCTGGAAGGCAGGAGGCAAGTCTCTCTTTCGCAGGTGCAATCTCCGTTCTGCCAGCAGATTCACCGTCGCCACTGATCGCGATTGACCTTGGTGGTGGCTCGACTGAACTTGCGCTTGGCACATCGGATGGCGAGGTTCTTCAAGCATTTTCGATGAACGTGGGAAGCGTTCGTATGCGTGAGCGTCACCTGCTCTCAGACCCGCCGACGCCGAGTCAAGTCGCGGCTGCTCGCGAGGATGTGAATGCAGCACTCGACGAGGCAGAGAAACACGTTGATCTCTCAGCAGCTCGTGGAGTGATTGGGTTGGCTGGGACGGTGACCACTGTGACTGCACAAGCGCTCGGTCTCGATTCGTATCAACCCGAGCGTATTCACGGAGCTCAACTCAGTCTTAAGCAGATTGAAGAAACCTGCCAGTGGTTTATTGAGGCACCGTTTGCTCTGCGTGGCACCCCAGGATACATGCATCCAGGCCGCGTCGATGTGATTGGTGCTGGCGCGCTGGTGTGGTGGGAAGTCGTCAAACGTATTGCGCAACGAACAGCTGATGCACGGCAGCCGGTCACCCACGTCGTGACGTCGGAGCACGACATCTTAGACGGGCTAGCATTGTGGGCTGCAGGTGAACCTCAGACGCCGAATGTGGCAACACGCAGGTAG
- a CDS encoding ABC transporter permease, with translation MTAMPRSSYTSQFASHRASFVGAVSSEVRKLMVRSILITSFISLLLSSVLALIFVFAANQRPDTPTNAEGVFSIWSIPGLVMIVISALLVTSEYAHNTMRTTALSEAKRAMAFFAKVVASALYTAIYALITALILFGIIYLQLGSRVKFTAQTWYACGRFIAVLVAFALIALGLGYILRSTAGAIAVLMVFFVFGGMISLIPVEWVAENLPQFMPQGVGTLAVYNEAMPPLIGGPLLDSAADAFAALGTYVAVSLAGGLTMFTKRDI, from the coding sequence ATGACCGCGATGCCACGTAGTTCTTATACTTCTCAGTTCGCCTCGCATCGTGCGAGCTTCGTTGGCGCTGTGAGCTCCGAGGTGAGAAAGCTGATGGTTCGTTCCATTCTCATCACGTCGTTCATCAGTTTGCTCCTGTCATCGGTGCTGGCGTTGATTTTTGTCTTCGCGGCCAATCAGAGACCTGACACTCCGACGAACGCCGAAGGTGTTTTCTCTATCTGGAGTATCCCAGGATTGGTGATGATCGTCATCAGCGCACTGCTCGTCACAAGTGAATACGCACATAACACCATGCGCACCACAGCGCTTTCCGAAGCGAAGCGCGCTATGGCATTTTTTGCCAAAGTTGTGGCCTCCGCCCTCTATACAGCGATCTATGCTCTGATTACCGCACTGATTCTCTTCGGCATCATCTACCTACAGCTCGGTTCGCGAGTAAAGTTCACGGCACAAACGTGGTACGCCTGTGGACGTTTTATCGCCGTACTCGTTGCGTTCGCGCTTATTGCACTCGGACTTGGGTATATCCTTCGTTCAACAGCAGGGGCCATCGCCGTGTTGATGGTGTTCTTCGTGTTCGGCGGAATGATTAGTCTGATCCCCGTGGAGTGGGTTGCAGAAAACCTCCCCCAATTCATGCCGCAGGGAGTTGGCACTTTGGCTGTGTACAACGAAGCAATGCCACCACTCATTGGCGGCCCACTTCTTGACTCGGCGGCTGACGCTTTCGCAGCCCTCGGCACCTATGTTGCCGTGTCCCTCGCAGGCGGACTCACGATGTTTACGAAACGTGATATCTAA
- the msrA gene encoding peptide-methionine (S)-S-oxide reductase MsrA → MFLFRRPEMVKPEDALPGRENAINPNPQKHAILGTDVLAEPGENQEVIYLAGGCYWGVEEIYWQMPGVVSTAVGFMGGYTPHPTYREVCTGETGHTETVRVVFDKTTTDVGVILKTFYEMHDPTSLNKQAGDIGTQYRSAVFYTTHEQGHTAVAMRDAYEKVLRAAGKGEIVTEFKSADSAGPFYLAEDDHQQYLHKVPNGYRCHSESGLPCPLPGSGPLAGI, encoded by the coding sequence ATGTTTCTTTTCCGCCGACCAGAGATGGTCAAACCTGAAGATGCGCTCCCCGGGCGCGAGAACGCGATCAACCCCAACCCGCAAAAACATGCGATTCTTGGCACGGACGTGCTCGCTGAACCCGGCGAAAACCAGGAAGTTATTTACCTTGCTGGCGGATGCTACTGGGGAGTCGAAGAGATTTACTGGCAGATGCCAGGCGTCGTCTCGACGGCGGTAGGTTTCATGGGTGGCTATACGCCTCACCCGACGTACCGCGAGGTCTGCACCGGAGAAACCGGGCACACAGAAACTGTGCGCGTCGTTTTCGATAAGACCACAACTGATGTCGGCGTAATCCTCAAGACGTTCTACGAGATGCACGATCCGACATCGCTCAATAAACAGGCTGGAGATATCGGCACTCAGTACCGCAGTGCGGTTTTCTATACTACCCACGAACAGGGCCACACCGCCGTCGCGATGCGCGATGCCTACGAAAAAGTTCTGCGCGCGGCGGGTAAAGGCGAAATTGTCACTGAGTTCAAATCAGCTGATAGTGCTGGCCCGTTCTATCTCGCTGAGGACGACCACCAGCAGTACCTTCACAAGGTTCCCAACGGCTACCGTTGCCACTCAGAGTCGGGCTTGCCGTGCCCGCTGCCAGGCTCTGGCCCGCTGGCAGGAATCTAG
- a CDS encoding ATP-binding cassette domain-containing protein, translating to MITVEHLTKKYGSKVAVNDLSFSVQPGRVTGFLGPNGSGKSTTMRCIVGLDSPTSGRATVGGIEYKNLRSPITKVGALLDGKAFHPGRSARAHLKIVAATHRIPQRRVEEVLEFTGISSVANKRFKSFSLGMGQRLGIATALLGDPEILLFDEPVNGLDPDGVRWVRSTMRELASQGRTVLVSSHLMSEMALTADDLVIIGKGSLIDAGPIAQFTQSAARSSVLIAGPDALAIGDALRGAGLVFEHLAPQDKHPMGSFEVKGASRSEIGHLLYTSGIEIHELSEQHSSLEDVFMELTADQVEYTANTGGAR from the coding sequence ATGATAACAGTTGAGCATCTGACGAAAAAGTACGGCTCAAAAGTCGCTGTGAATGATCTTTCTTTTTCCGTACAGCCAGGACGAGTCACCGGATTTCTGGGGCCGAACGGGTCAGGAAAATCAACAACGATGCGGTGCATCGTCGGCCTCGATTCACCGACGTCGGGACGTGCAACCGTCGGCGGGATTGAATACAAAAATCTGCGCTCCCCTATCACCAAAGTCGGAGCTCTCCTCGACGGAAAAGCATTCCATCCTGGCCGCAGCGCACGTGCCCACCTGAAAATCGTCGCTGCCACTCATAGGATCCCTCAGCGTCGCGTAGAAGAAGTCCTTGAATTCACCGGTATCTCGTCGGTGGCAAATAAGCGGTTCAAGAGTTTTTCACTCGGCATGGGCCAGCGCCTCGGAATTGCTACCGCGTTGTTGGGTGATCCTGAGATCTTGCTCTTCGACGAACCTGTGAACGGCCTCGATCCCGACGGCGTTCGTTGGGTTCGTTCAACCATGCGCGAACTCGCATCGCAAGGACGAACGGTACTCGTTTCGAGCCATTTAATGAGTGAGATGGCGTTAACTGCCGATGACCTCGTCATTATCGGAAAAGGCTCCTTAATCGACGCCGGGCCAATCGCGCAGTTCACACAGAGTGCCGCACGTTCATCCGTACTCATTGCCGGGCCCGATGCTTTGGCGATCGGTGACGCGCTACGAGGTGCTGGCCTCGTCTTTGAACACCTTGCTCCTCAGGACAAACACCCCATGGGATCATTCGAAGTGAAAGGTGCCAGCCGTAGCGAAATCGGGCATCTTCTCTACACGTCTGGCATTGAAATTCACGAACTCTCCGAGCAGCATTCTTCTCTCGAAGATGTGTTTATGGAGCTGACTGCAGATCAAGTTGAATACACAGCAAACACGGGAGGCGCACGATGA
- the mca gene encoding mycothiol conjugate amidase Mca, with protein sequence MTEQRRLMAIHAHPDDEASKGAGTLAKYSTIGRVRVVTVTGGERGSILNPPLVGNPDIAADLVTYRRREMADSARALGVEHAWLGFVDSGLPEGDPLPELPHGSFAAIGLDTPTRALVAQIREFRPQVLVTYDEHGGYPHPDHIRTHVVSMAAVAAAADPYYAPECGEAWTVAKVYYDAGFSVRRMRTLDAAMVEAGLPAVFTQWVERADGHASMEGMTSINVAEFFPARDRALASHVTQIDPDGIFFAVPRELEARVWPWEQFHLAMSKVGWAHEETDLFERIPGLEPVNSELRN encoded by the coding sequence ATGACTGAGCAACGCCGGCTCATGGCCATCCACGCGCATCCGGACGACGAAGCCTCAAAAGGTGCAGGAACGCTTGCAAAATATTCCACAATCGGACGCGTGCGTGTGGTGACGGTAACCGGTGGTGAGCGGGGAAGTATTCTCAATCCCCCCCTCGTCGGGAATCCTGATATTGCAGCGGATCTTGTGACGTATCGTCGCCGCGAGATGGCTGACTCGGCGCGCGCATTGGGAGTGGAACATGCCTGGCTGGGCTTTGTCGATTCCGGCCTTCCCGAGGGGGATCCACTGCCTGAACTTCCTCATGGTTCTTTCGCGGCGATTGGTCTTGACACACCAACACGTGCGCTCGTCGCTCAGATTCGCGAATTCCGCCCGCAGGTCCTCGTAACGTACGACGAGCACGGTGGCTACCCGCACCCAGATCATATTCGCACCCACGTCGTCTCGATGGCTGCTGTCGCTGCGGCGGCAGACCCTTACTACGCGCCTGAGTGCGGAGAAGCCTGGACGGTGGCGAAGGTCTATTACGACGCCGGTTTTTCGGTTCGCCGGATGCGCACACTCGATGCTGCAATGGTCGAAGCAGGGCTTCCAGCTGTGTTTACGCAGTGGGTTGAGCGCGCGGACGGCCACGCGTCGATGGAAGGAATGACATCGATTAACGTGGCCGAGTTTTTCCCGGCACGCGATCGTGCGCTCGCCTCCCATGTGACTCAAATCGATCCGGACGGAATCTTCTTTGCTGTGCCGCGTGAGCTTGAAGCACGCGTATGGCCGTGGGAGCAGTTTCACTTGGCGATGAGCAAGGTCGGCTGGGCTCACGAAGAAACTGACTTATTTGAGCGTATCCCCGGACTTGAGCCAGTGAACTCAGAGCTTCGCAACTGA